Proteins encoded by one window of Candidatus Bathyarchaeota archaeon:
- the gltA gene encoding NADPH-dependent glutamate synthase, translating into MSRPVNNTAINNRFTAVEVPKQDPKNRTKNFKEVVLGYTEEQAIAEASRCLNCAVPKCVEGCPVGVPIPQFIKLIKQNDYVASINKIKERNSLPAICGRVCPQEEQCQKMCIVGKKGDPVSIGRLERFVADLERERGITVPKVPAWNGKKVAVVGAGPAGLTVAADLAKLGYKVTIFEALHKGGGVLVYGIPEFRLPKQIVQAEIDYITKLGVEFQPDYLIGRIFTIDELFKNGYEAVFIGTGAGLPKFLCVPGENLNGIYSANEFLIRVNLMKSYNFPQSKTPIRIGKKVAVIGGGNVALDSARCALRLGADKVTIIYRRTRNEMPARQEEIENAEEEGIEFKYLTAPLKFIGDEQGNVKAMEIISMRLCDADDTGRRQVAPIDGSEATLDVDTVIVAIGRTPNPIIQSTTPGLKTERGGIIASDESFKTSLDGVYVGGDIATGEATVISAMGSGKIAAKAIHEYLSTKKKAKA; encoded by the coding sequence ATGTCACGGCCAGTAAACAATACTGCAATCAATAACCGCTTCACAGCGGTAGAAGTCCCAAAACAAGACCCTAAAAATAGAACAAAAAACTTTAAAGAAGTCGTCTTAGGCTACACCGAAGAACAAGCCATAGCCGAAGCATCAAGATGCCTCAACTGTGCTGTGCCTAAATGTGTTGAGGGTTGCCCTGTTGGAGTACCAATTCCCCAATTCATAAAACTCATCAAGCAAAACGATTACGTAGCATCAATCAACAAAATCAAAGAACGCAACAGTTTACCCGCCATCTGCGGACGAGTCTGCCCACAAGAGGAACAATGCCAAAAAATGTGCATCGTCGGCAAGAAAGGTGACCCAGTTTCCATCGGCAGACTAGAACGGTTCGTTGCGGACTTGGAGCGCGAAAGAGGCATAACCGTACCCAAAGTTCCAGCTTGGAATGGCAAAAAAGTTGCAGTCGTGGGTGCGGGGCCTGCAGGCTTGACTGTTGCAGCAGACCTTGCCAAACTAGGCTACAAAGTCACGATTTTTGAGGCACTTCACAAAGGCGGTGGAGTGTTGGTTTATGGCATCCCAGAGTTCCGATTGCCCAAGCAGATTGTTCAAGCGGAAATTGACTACATCACTAAATTAGGTGTGGAATTTCAACCTGACTACTTAATCGGCAGAATATTCACAATTGACGAACTATTCAAGAATGGATACGAAGCAGTCTTCATAGGCACAGGCGCAGGTCTACCAAAATTCCTCTGCGTACCAGGAGAAAACCTAAACGGCATCTACAGCGCAAACGAGTTCCTCATACGCGTCAACCTCATGAAATCATACAATTTCCCGCAATCCAAGACCCCAATACGCATCGGCAAAAAGGTAGCAGTCATAGGCGGAGGAAACGTCGCTTTAGACTCAGCACGATGCGCACTACGCTTAGGCGCTGACAAAGTAACCATCATCTACCGTCGTACACGAAATGAGATGCCTGCCCGCCAAGAAGAAATTGAGAACGCGGAAGAAGAAGGCATAGAGTTCAAGTACCTAACAGCGCCGCTTAAATTCATCGGCGACGAACAAGGCAACGTTAAGGCTATGGAGATCATTTCCATGCGGCTTTGTGACGCAGACGACACAGGCAGACGCCAAGTTGCACCCATTGATGGTTCAGAAGCAACCCTAGACGTAGACACCGTGATCGTTGCCATTGGACGAACCCCAAACCCCATTATACAAAGCACCACTCCCGGACTTAAAACTGAACGCGGCGGCATCATAGCCAGCGACGAATCGTTCAAAACAAGCTTAGATGGCGTTTACGTCGGCGGGGACATCGCAACAGGAGAAGCTACAGTAATCAGCGCTATGGGCTCAGGAAAAATCGCTGCCAAAGCAATCCACGAATACCTATCGACCAAAAAGAAAGCTAAAGCTTAA
- a CDS encoding phosphate uptake regulator PhoU, which yields MSLGKSSLVISLPKEWMQLNDLKKGETVSFNIQRDRSLVIYPSTAKKTELKEITLTIANNEEETLITQKVLGAYLNGYTGIKLKSENIFTVPQTKAIRNIAGRLYMRVMEADAKGVYIQSIMDESKASLHQAVQRMHLISRSMCEGAFTSLKTNDVALAKSCFSLDDDVDHFAFFIVRILRNAAQNPHLANELRIDPLDCMDYQMVVSRMEHASDYAADITRHIIMLNGAKQAIPDDVRALMVTAGEEVAQLYVKAFEAFFSKDVNAAVDIMKYRNKLDKLDIEITSKAFTGPQKSAELVCGICSIRDNIKRIAHCTFSIAEIAVNRAFKEETPENIEEQKTKE from the coding sequence ATGTCGCTAGGAAAATCTTCACTCGTCATATCATTACCCAAAGAGTGGATGCAGCTAAACGACCTAAAAAAAGGCGAAACCGTCTCATTCAACATTCAACGCGACCGTTCCCTAGTTATCTACCCCAGCACAGCAAAAAAAACTGAACTAAAAGAAATTACTCTCACTATAGCCAACAACGAAGAAGAAACTCTCATAACCCAAAAAGTTCTAGGTGCGTACCTCAACGGCTACACGGGAATAAAGCTCAAATCAGAAAACATATTCACAGTACCCCAAACAAAAGCTATCCGCAACATCGCAGGCCGACTCTACATGCGAGTCATGGAAGCAGACGCCAAAGGCGTATACATCCAAAGCATAATGGATGAATCCAAAGCCTCCCTCCACCAAGCTGTGCAACGGATGCATCTTATTTCCCGTTCAATGTGCGAAGGAGCTTTTACTTCGCTAAAAACTAACGATGTTGCTTTGGCGAAATCATGTTTCTCACTCGACGACGACGTAGACCACTTTGCTTTTTTCATAGTCAGAATCCTACGTAACGCAGCTCAAAACCCACATTTAGCCAACGAGTTACGCATAGACCCACTGGATTGCATGGATTATCAGATGGTTGTCTCCCGCATGGAGCATGCATCCGACTATGCTGCAGACATAACCCGACACATAATCATGCTAAACGGAGCCAAACAGGCAATACCTGACGATGTTCGTGCACTTATGGTTACCGCAGGAGAAGAAGTAGCCCAACTCTATGTCAAAGCCTTTGAAGCCTTCTTCTCCAAAGACGTAAACGCAGCCGTCGACATAATGAAGTACCGAAATAAACTCGACAAACTCGACATAGAAATCACATCCAAAGCATTCACAGGCCCACAGAAAAGCGCAGAACTCGTTTGTGGCATATGCTCCATCCGCGACAACATAAAAAGAATCGCCCACTGCACGTTTAGCATCGCTGAAATAGCCGTAAACCGCGCCTTTAAAGAAGAAACACCTGAAAACATAGAAGAACAAAAAACAAAAGAATAA
- a CDS encoding HisA/HisF-related TIM barrel protein yields the protein MKVVPVIDILNGVVVHAVGGFRSQYQPIQSAITKSAAPIDVAQAFKTLGFSELYVADLDAIVDCSSDFAPVKRIVDETSLIVMVDAGITSQSRATLLLKTGVSKIVIGTETLTSKTFISQALKQFGSDHMVVSLDLKGDKVLTKPQFGECTNPICLLKEFKALGVKEVIVLDLTRVGSGEGVNIALLKEAIALGLEVYVGGGVRDIQDLIELRSSGVKGALVATALHNGKISIENLKREGFL from the coding sequence TTGAAAGTTGTTCCAGTAATTGACATCCTAAACGGCGTCGTCGTCCACGCAGTGGGAGGTTTCCGTAGCCAATACCAACCTATACAGAGCGCCATTACAAAATCAGCTGCACCCATTGATGTTGCCCAAGCATTCAAAACGCTTGGATTCAGTGAGTTGTATGTAGCGGATTTGGATGCAATTGTGGATTGCTCAAGCGACTTCGCACCAGTTAAGCGTATTGTAGATGAAACGTCTCTTATTGTGATGGTTGACGCAGGCATAACAAGCCAAAGCAGAGCAACATTACTGCTAAAAACAGGCGTCTCTAAAATAGTAATAGGCACTGAAACCTTAACATCAAAAACCTTCATATCCCAAGCATTAAAGCAGTTTGGTAGCGACCACATGGTAGTCAGTTTAGATTTGAAAGGCGACAAGGTGCTTACTAAACCTCAATTTGGCGAGTGCACCAATCCAATCTGCCTTTTGAAAGAGTTCAAAGCCCTTGGTGTTAAGGAGGTTATCGTTTTGGATTTGACACGTGTGGGCAGCGGTGAAGGCGTAAACATTGCTCTTTTAAAAGAAGCCATCGCTTTGGGTTTGGAGGTTTATGTTGGAGGAGGAGTAAGAGACATCCAAGATTTAATTGAATTAAGATCTTCAGGCGTAAAAGGTGCTTTAGTTGCAACAGCACTCCACAATGGTAAGATATCAATCGAAAACCTAAAGCGAGAAGGGTTTCTTTAA
- a CDS encoding thioredoxin family protein, which translates to MIKVSSKQDLAAHLTQNKTVLALFYSSWCPYCMRFVPFFEKKTAGGKFKVIHVLLEDDDNPLWDEYDIPAVPTVILFEEGKIRDRLNARLGTGLKEAQFTNWLNAIEA; encoded by the coding sequence ATGATTAAAGTCTCCAGCAAACAAGACCTCGCCGCCCACCTAACCCAGAATAAAACCGTTTTGGCGCTGTTTTACTCGTCTTGGTGCCCTTACTGTATGCGGTTTGTGCCGTTTTTTGAAAAGAAAACTGCTGGAGGTAAATTCAAAGTTATTCATGTTCTTTTGGAAGATGATGATAACCCGCTGTGGGATGAATATGATATTCCTGCGGTGCCAACGGTAATTCTCTTTGAAGAAGGAAAAATCCGAGACCGCCTGAATGCACGTTTGGGAACTGGATTAAAGGAAGCGCAGTTCACGAATTGGTTGAATGCAATAGAAGCATGA
- a CDS encoding class I SAM-dependent methyltransferase: MRRTLSPPDSSKSEWQTKKHALKYLSRAHKLPHRTEGETVLLEQIPPSAERVLDLGSGDGRLLSLVLSSNPKIKEGYALDFSEPMLRCAKERFQEDNRVRIVKHDFSLPLPKDLGCFDAVVSSLAIHHLTHQRKRQLYTEVFQHLNPGGVFCNFEHVSSPTERLHRRFFLAIGQLPESEDPSNKLLDVETQLRWLRKIGFVDVDCYWKWLEIALLAGFKP; encoded by the coding sequence ATGCGACGTACCTTGAGCCCCCCAGATTCCTCAAAGAGTGAGTGGCAAACCAAAAAGCACGCGTTAAAGTATTTATCGCGAGCCCATAAACTGCCACATAGAACTGAAGGGGAAACGGTGCTACTAGAACAAATACCACCCAGTGCTGAGCGTGTTTTGGATTTAGGTTCTGGCGACGGCAGATTACTTTCACTTGTTCTATCAAGCAACCCAAAAATCAAGGAGGGGTATGCGTTAGATTTTTCTGAACCGATGTTAAGATGCGCAAAAGAGCGGTTCCAAGAGGACAATAGGGTTCGAATCGTCAAGCATGACTTTAGCTTGCCGCTTCCAAAGGATTTGGGCTGTTTTGATGCTGTAGTTTCAAGTTTAGCGATACACCACTTGACGCACCAAAGAAAAAGGCAACTCTACACCGAAGTATTCCAGCATCTCAATCCAGGGGGCGTGTTTTGCAATTTTGAGCATGTATCTTCACCTACTGAGCGGTTACATCGCAGGTTCTTTTTAGCGATTGGGCAGTTACCCGAGTCAGAGGATCCCTCTAACAAGCTTTTGGATGTGGAGACACAGTTGAGGTGGCTCAGAAAAATTGGGTTTGTGGATGTGGATTGCTATTGGAAATGGCTTGAGATAGCTCTATTGGCAGGGTTTAAGCCATAG
- a CDS encoding RPA12/RPB9/RPC11 RNA polymerase family protein produces the protein MEPKKTGVGNAFVLCCAKCNFTKQPADRKAEARTGPIIQPKPKPFMTVISEQDQQITPMQTIKMKCEKCDNNMVYVWQVQTRGGDEASTQFMRCTKCGHTFREYT, from the coding sequence TTGGAACCCAAAAAGACTGGCGTGGGCAACGCCTTTGTGCTTTGCTGCGCAAAATGCAACTTCACTAAACAACCCGCAGACAGAAAAGCTGAAGCTCGCACTGGACCGATAATTCAGCCTAAACCTAAGCCTTTCATGACTGTCATAAGCGAGCAGGATCAGCAGATTACGCCTATGCAGACGATTAAGATGAAGTGCGAAAAATGCGATAACAACATGGTGTACGTTTGGCAAGTGCAAACCCGCGGCGGCGATGAGGCGTCCACTCAGTTTATGCGTTGCACTAAATGCGGACACACGTTTAGAGAATACACTTAG
- a CDS encoding mRNA surveillance protein pelota has protein sequence MKIVEKNLHQGFIKVVPDTPDDLWHLYNVIYKGDEAYAYSSRAIKSDTATSRPKSGERVSAFMGVKVESVSWDKFLGKLRVHGLIIHAPDIIPTGAHHTLAIALNQQMTIVKKEWPKHILDRLTKASETEKPLLIISIDDEGFAIAETKQYGYETRVEQRIRLPGKQDADKRVEATKGYFKLALDSLQKLCTANHNPIVVIGAGYVKNDFVNYLQDESKELCKAIVDVKSVNNGGTAGIDEALRSGVLLKAAHELRIVDETNAMEEVMKRLGKGEGTVTYGLAPVENAANMGAIEKLIIADTTLRDADEAQRLKLEELMRGVEKRQAAITVVSTEHEAGFKLLSLGGIAALLRFPIYRDATTQS, from the coding sequence TTGAAAATTGTCGAAAAAAATCTCCATCAAGGCTTCATAAAAGTCGTCCCCGACACCCCCGACGACCTATGGCACCTCTACAATGTCATCTACAAAGGCGACGAAGCGTACGCTTACAGTAGTCGCGCCATCAAAAGCGACACCGCCACCAGCCGCCCCAAAAGTGGCGAGAGGGTTTCTGCCTTTATGGGTGTTAAGGTTGAGTCGGTGAGTTGGGACAAGTTCCTCGGTAAACTGCGAGTTCACGGCCTAATCATTCATGCTCCCGACATTATCCCCACGGGGGCGCATCACACGCTTGCCATCGCGTTAAATCAGCAGATGACCATTGTCAAGAAAGAATGGCCAAAACATATCTTAGACCGCTTAACAAAGGCAAGTGAAACCGAAAAGCCCCTGCTTATCATATCTATCGACGACGAAGGCTTCGCTATAGCCGAAACCAAACAGTACGGCTACGAAACCCGCGTTGAACAACGCATACGCTTACCTGGCAAGCAGGACGCAGACAAACGTGTCGAAGCGACAAAAGGCTACTTCAAGTTGGCTTTGGACAGCCTGCAAAAACTCTGTACAGCAAACCATAACCCCATTGTCGTAATCGGTGCAGGGTATGTTAAGAACGACTTTGTAAATTACCTTCAAGACGAATCCAAAGAGCTATGCAAAGCAATCGTAGACGTAAAAAGCGTTAATAATGGCGGCACTGCAGGCATCGACGAAGCTCTCCGCTCAGGCGTGCTGTTAAAAGCGGCTCATGAACTTCGAATAGTGGATGAAACTAACGCTATGGAGGAAGTTATGAAACGCCTTGGCAAAGGTGAAGGCACGGTAACCTACGGTTTGGCGCCCGTGGAGAACGCCGCTAACATGGGTGCGATTGAAAAACTGATAATAGCCGATACAACTCTACGTGACGCAGATGAAGCACAGCGCCTAAAACTTGAAGAACTCATGCGGGGAGTTGAGAAACGGCAAGCTGCGATTACAGTTGTTAGCACTGAACATGAAGCGGGGTTTAAGCTGTTATCACTGGGCGGGATAGCTGCGCTGCTGAGGTTTCCAATATACCGCGATGCAACGACTCAAAGTTGA
- a CDS encoding sodium-translocating pyrophosphatase: protein MYIPLQTLTNFVIENPLVFWIAPVAGVIAVVASLILMARIGKMSPGGPKTVEVGNAIREGAYAFLKRQYKTIAIITVIIFALLWVALPTGPFGVGTAAAFLVGAVASLAAGYIAMDNATKANVRTVAAAKQFGAEKALKTAFYGGATMGMAVVGLSLLGVSFLFLLYGGYNAMFGTLTVTEAAELGRSAASGIVGMGFGASLIALFAQLGGGIYTKAADVGADLVGKVEAGIPEDDPRNPAVIADNVGDNVGDSAGRGADLFESATGENIGGMIIGGLISIATGNLIFLVFPLIARALGIFATLVGMPFVKLSESEAKHPMKALRKGLMVTTIVAGILFFLATVFLLGSMYLFYCLLAGLAASVAIDYITDYYTGRDRGPVKKIAKASETGSATNIITGFAVGLETTALPIVSLVIALIASYWFGTQFGLEIGIDPFIGGIYGTTLATMGMLAVMGMVLALDGFGPIADNAAGIAEMSGEGGAEATMEALDAVGNTTKALTKGFALGSALLAAQLLFQTYIEEVHLQTGQAIAIDISNPAVLVAGFIGAMIPFFFSSQAISAVGKAAAEMVAEVRRQFREIPGIMEGTGKPEYGKAVDISTKSALKGMVVPALIVVVVPLIVGVLMGPEAVGALVIGATLSAVPLALLMNTGGGAWDNAKKYIEAGHLGGKNSPAHAAAVVGDTVGDPMKDTAGPSLHVLIKLLSTLSIVFIPLFYNLLQLI from the coding sequence ATGTACATACCCCTACAAACTCTTACTAATTTTGTAATTGAAAACCCCCTTGTATTTTGGATAGCACCAGTTGCAGGTGTCATCGCTGTTGTTGCATCACTCATACTTATGGCACGCATCGGAAAGATGAGTCCAGGCGGACCAAAAACCGTAGAAGTGGGCAACGCCATCCGCGAAGGCGCCTATGCCTTCCTAAAGAGGCAATATAAAACAATCGCAATAATCACAGTAATCATTTTTGCGCTGCTGTGGGTCGCCTTGCCGACAGGACCGTTCGGCGTGGGCACGGCGGCAGCGTTCCTGGTGGGAGCAGTCGCATCCCTTGCGGCGGGCTACATCGCCATGGACAACGCCACCAAAGCCAACGTGAGAACTGTGGCGGCAGCCAAACAGTTCGGCGCAGAAAAAGCGTTAAAAACAGCGTTCTACGGCGGCGCCACGATGGGTATGGCGGTTGTCGGTTTATCTTTGTTGGGTGTAAGTTTTCTGTTCTTGCTCTACGGCGGCTACAACGCAATGTTTGGAACATTAACAGTCACAGAGGCAGCAGAGTTAGGTCGCAGTGCAGCAAGCGGAATCGTTGGTATGGGTTTTGGGGCTTCACTAATTGCGCTCTTCGCGCAGCTCGGAGGCGGTATATACACTAAAGCCGCAGACGTCGGCGCCGACCTTGTAGGCAAAGTTGAAGCAGGCATCCCCGAAGACGACCCACGCAACCCTGCAGTAATCGCTGACAACGTAGGCGATAACGTAGGCGACAGTGCTGGCAGAGGTGCAGACCTCTTTGAATCAGCCACAGGCGAGAACATCGGTGGCATGATCATCGGTGGATTAATCAGCATCGCCACAGGCAACCTCATCTTCTTGGTTTTCCCACTCATTGCAAGAGCACTCGGTATATTCGCAACATTAGTCGGTATGCCTTTTGTGAAGCTCAGTGAGTCGGAAGCTAAGCACCCAATGAAAGCGCTTCGCAAAGGTCTTATGGTAACAACAATCGTTGCAGGTATCTTGTTCTTCTTGGCGACCGTCTTCTTGCTTGGAAGCATGTACCTGTTTTACTGTCTACTGGCAGGTTTAGCAGCATCAGTTGCCATCGACTACATCACAGACTACTACACAGGTCGCGACCGTGGACCAGTTAAAAAGATCGCAAAAGCAAGCGAAACAGGCAGCGCAACAAACATCATCACAGGCTTTGCAGTAGGCTTAGAAACAACGGCACTACCCATAGTTTCCTTGGTAATTGCCCTTATCGCTTCATACTGGTTCGGAACCCAATTCGGCTTAGAAATCGGCATTGACCCATTCATAGGCGGCATCTACGGCACCACACTGGCTACTATGGGCATGCTTGCAGTCATGGGTATGGTCTTAGCCCTTGACGGCTTTGGTCCAATCGCTGACAACGCTGCAGGCATCGCTGAAATGTCAGGTGAAGGCGGTGCAGAAGCTACCATGGAAGCACTGGATGCTGTGGGCAACACAACCAAAGCGCTCACCAAAGGCTTCGCCCTCGGCTCAGCACTACTTGCAGCACAATTATTGTTCCAAACTTACATTGAAGAAGTCCATCTGCAAACCGGACAAGCCATCGCTATAGATATTTCTAACCCTGCAGTCCTTGTCGCAGGTTTTATTGGCGCTATGATTCCATTCTTCTTTAGCTCACAAGCTATCAGCGCTGTCGGAAAAGCTGCCGCAGAAATGGTTGCAGAAGTCCGACGCCAATTCAGAGAAATCCCAGGCATCATGGAAGGAACAGGCAAACCTGAATACGGCAAAGCAGTAGACATCAGCACAAAATCAGCACTCAAAGGCATGGTCGTACCCGCACTGATCGTCGTAGTTGTACCACTTATAGTCGGTGTCTTAATGGGTCCAGAAGCAGTCGGCGCACTCGTCATCGGCGCAACACTCTCAGCAGTACCCCTTGCACTCCTCATGAACACAGGCGGTGGTGCATGGGACAACGCAAAGAAGTACATTGAAGCAGGACATTTAGGCGGCAAAAACAGCCCAGCTCACGCAGCAGCAGTCGTAGGCGACACTGTCGGCGACCCCATGAAAGACACAGCAGGACCAAGCCTCCACGTACTCATCAAACTCTTGAGCACGCTGTCAATTGTCTTCATCCCGCTGTTCTACAATCTGCTGCAGCTGATTTAG
- the proB gene encoding glutamate 5-kinase — protein sequence MPSRLVVVKVGTNGITDSEGNLDQKEMQNLASQIAAAHKQGDKIILVTSGAVSAGIAELGIPPKPKDVVFQQAAAAAGQSVLMAKYREIFKKYGLKVAQILLTAEDLSNRASYVHTCDVLSLLLKIGVVPIINENDVTSVDELMHSEGYKINFSDNDKLSVLVAGALCADLVIILSDVEGLYTTDPAKPEAKLIPTVEAITTELKESVNGKSKRGRGGIQSKLQAAEIATQCGIPVIIANSRRPNVILDILSGKEVGTYFKPQSRMPAVKRWIAYGAAVKGTIYVNEGAKKAILEGSSLLPVGVTKIVGTFSEGDVVSLADEKGEFARGNPNYSSTQLNLIKGLKVSEVHKKLGTDKPKEVIEHRNIHLTEGTQ from the coding sequence ATGCCTTCAAGATTAGTCGTCGTTAAAGTCGGCACAAACGGTATAACCGACAGCGAAGGAAACCTTGACCAAAAAGAAATGCAAAACCTTGCCAGCCAAATCGCAGCCGCCCACAAGCAGGGTGACAAAATAATACTGGTAACTTCGGGTGCGGTGTCAGCAGGCATCGCAGAGCTGGGTATCCCCCCTAAACCTAAAGACGTCGTTTTTCAGCAAGCTGCTGCAGCCGCGGGTCAAAGCGTGCTTATGGCGAAGTATCGAGAAATCTTCAAAAAGTATGGCCTTAAAGTTGCCCAAATTCTGTTAACTGCTGAGGATCTTTCAAACCGTGCTTCATATGTCCACACCTGTGATGTGCTTTCGTTGCTGCTTAAAATCGGTGTTGTACCCATCATCAACGAAAACGATGTTACTTCAGTTGATGAACTGATGCATTCAGAAGGTTACAAGATAAACTTTAGCGACAACGATAAACTCTCGGTTCTTGTTGCAGGAGCCTTATGCGCAGATCTTGTCATAATACTCTCCGATGTTGAGGGCTTATACACTACAGACCCCGCCAAACCAGAAGCTAAACTAATCCCAACCGTTGAAGCCATCACCACAGAACTCAAAGAATCAGTAAACGGCAAAAGCAAACGAGGTAGAGGAGGAATCCAAAGCAAACTTCAAGCCGCCGAAATCGCCACACAATGCGGTATACCCGTGATTATAGCCAACAGCAGACGCCCCAACGTCATACTGGACATACTCTCAGGCAAAGAAGTAGGCACCTACTTTAAACCTCAAAGCCGCATGCCAGCCGTTAAACGTTGGATAGCATACGGTGCAGCGGTAAAAGGTACGATCTACGTGAATGAAGGCGCGAAAAAAGCCATCCTTGAAGGCTCAAGCTTGCTCCCTGTCGGCGTCACCAAAATCGTAGGAACCTTCAGTGAAGGCGACGTAGTTAGCCTCGCGGACGAAAAAGGTGAATTTGCACGCGGAAACCCCAACTATAGTAGCACTCAGTTAAACCTAATTAAAGGGTTAAAGGTATCAGAGGTACATAAGAAACTCGGCACAGACAAACCAAAAGAGGTTATTGAGCACCGAAACATCCACTTAACCGAGGGAACACAATGA
- a CDS encoding glutamate-5-semialdehyde dehydrogenase — MIEEICIKAKAAAFEMGKLSAESKNLALCKMANALEANVAKILAANKRDVQAAKAKGLKASLLDRLALDQKKIQNMAKELREVAALPDSIGTVLSTWTRPNGLIICQVRVPLGVVGVIYESRPNVTSDSAGICIKSGNAVILRGGSDALNSNVAIGDVLRGALAGTGVPADAIQIVNSPDRKVAEELMGMRKYIDVLVPRGGADLINTVIEKSRIPVIETGTGNCHVYVEEDADLEKATPIIINAKVQRPGVCNAAEKLLVHSKIAKTYLPLIIAELRKNGVEVRGDEVTRKIVPDVKATTQQDWYTEYLDLIIGVKVVNSLDEAIAHINQYGTHHSDSIITRDFAKAQRFLKEVDSAAVYWNASTRFTDGNQFGLGAEIGISTQKLHARGPMSIQHLTTTKYVVVGDGQIRK, encoded by the coding sequence ATGATAGAAGAAATATGCATCAAAGCCAAAGCAGCTGCCTTTGAGATGGGAAAACTATCCGCGGAATCCAAAAATCTGGCGCTCTGCAAAATGGCCAATGCGCTGGAGGCAAATGTGGCGAAGATTTTGGCGGCAAACAAACGTGACGTCCAAGCAGCTAAAGCTAAAGGGCTTAAAGCGTCACTTCTTGACCGTTTAGCTTTGGATCAAAAGAAAATCCAAAATATGGCAAAAGAACTCCGTGAAGTCGCCGCACTGCCCGATTCCATCGGCACAGTCTTATCAACATGGACACGCCCCAACGGCTTAATCATCTGCCAAGTCCGCGTTCCCCTGGGCGTCGTTGGCGTTATCTATGAATCGCGTCCCAACGTTACATCTGACTCTGCGGGTATCTGTATAAAATCAGGCAACGCTGTGATTTTACGTGGCGGCTCAGACGCCCTAAATAGCAACGTAGCCATCGGCGACGTCCTTCGCGGTGCACTTGCAGGTACCGGTGTTCCCGCTGACGCTATCCAAATAGTGAATTCACCTGACCGTAAAGTTGCAGAAGAGTTGATGGGCATGCGTAAGTACATTGACGTGCTTGTGCCCAGAGGGGGCGCAGACCTAATCAACACCGTCATCGAGAAATCCCGCATCCCCGTCATAGAAACGGGTACAGGCAACTGCCACGTCTACGTTGAAGAAGACGCTGACCTCGAAAAAGCAACGCCGATTATTATTAACGCGAAGGTTCAACGACCCGGCGTTTGCAACGCAGCCGAGAAACTTCTCGTGCACAGCAAAATTGCCAAAACATATCTCCCCCTAATCATCGCTGAATTGCGTAAAAACGGGGTCGAAGTCCGAGGCGACGAAGTCACCCGAAAAATCGTTCCCGACGTCAAAGCTACCACACAGCAGGACTGGTACACCGAATACCTCGACCTAATAATCGGCGTCAAAGTCGTCAACAGCCTCGACGAAGCCATTGCCCACATTAACCAGTACGGCACACACCACAGCGACAGTATAATCACCCGCGACTTCGCTAAAGCTCAGCGGTTCTTAAAAGAAGTCGACTCCGCCGCAGTCTACTGGAACGCATCCACCCGCTTCACAGACGGTAACCAATTCGGACTTGGCGCAGAAATCGGCATAAGCACACAGAAACTCCACGCACGCGGACCCATGAGCATCCAACACCTAACAACAACCAAATATGTTGTCGTGGGTGACGGACAAATCAGAAAGTAG